AGCGGCACCATTTGAGAAGCCGGTACCGCTATGGCACTGCTGATGCCGGGAATAACAGCTACGGCTACCCCGTGTTCCCTGGCATAAGTGATTTCTTCCACCGCTCTGCCGAAAACAAACGGATCGCCGCCTTTTAACCGGACTACATGACCATGTGCGAGTGCCATTTCTACGATCAGCTGGTTGATCTCCTGCTGCGACAGGGTATGGCAGCCATAGCGTTTGCCGGTGAACCGTATGATCGCTCCTGGAGATGCATATTCCAGTAAAGAAATGTCTACCAGGGCATCATATAATATAACATTGGCCTGACGTATCGTACGAATCGCTTTCAGGGTGATCAGCTCCGGATCACCGGGGCCTGCACCTACTAATGATAAAAAAGGCCGGTTCATAATTTTATATTATAAAATAAATAATGTGATATAATTTCAATTTTTCAAGATGAAATTAATATAAAACTATTAATTTTATAACTAACATCA
The genomic region above belongs to Chitinophaga sp. 180180018-3 and contains:
- the cobA gene encoding uroporphyrinogen-III C-methyltransferase, translated to MNRPFLSLVGAGPGDPELITLKAIRTIRQANVILYDALVDISLLEYASPGAIIRFTGKRYGCHTLSQQEINQLIVEMALAHGHVVRLKGGDPFVFGRAVEEITYAREHGVAVAVIPGISSAIAVPASQMVPLTNRGMAESFWVTTGTTRSGDISGDVELAARSTATVVILMAMNKLEQIMDIFMNSGKKETPAAVIQEGTTTSAKMVTGTVKDIALRARAENIGNPAIIIVGEVVSLQSLLSDPFPFISSRHFTHEER